A part of Silurus meridionalis isolate SWU-2019-XX chromosome 18, ASM1480568v1, whole genome shotgun sequence genomic DNA contains:
- the wnt5b gene encoding protein Wnt-5b, with product MEVDMRRTHSATAGVHLLLVLSLISCNSDLLVQANSWWSLAMNPIQRPEMYIIGAQPLCSQLTGLSPGQKKLCQLYQDHMVYIGEGAKTGIKECQYQFRQRRWNCSTVDNTSVFGRVMHIGSREAAFTYAISAAGVVNAVSRACREGELSTCGCSRSARPRDLPRDWLWGGCGDNVNYGYRFAREFVDAREREKNYPKGSIDHARTLMNLQNNEAGRMSVYNLANVACKCHGVSGSCSLKTCWLQLADFRRVGEFLKEKYDSATAMRINRRGKLEQVNQRFNAPTAEDLVYIDPSPDYCLRNESTGSMGTHGRLCNKTSEGMDGCELMCCGRGYDQFKTYKHERCHCKFHWCCYVKCKRCTSLVDQFVCK from the exons ATGGAGGTCGACATGCGGCGGACGCACAGCGCCACGGCAGGAGTCCACCTACTGCTGGTTCTCAGCCTGATCTCATGCAACTCTGACCTTCTGGTGCAGGCAAACTCGTGGTG GTCTTTGGCCATGAACCCTATCCAGAGGCCGGAGATGTACATCATAGGCGCACAGCCTCTTTGCAGCCAGCTCACGGGCTTGTCTCCAGGCCAGAAGAAGCTGTGCCAGCTCTACCAGGACCACATGGTGTACATCGGCGAAGGCGCAAAGACAGGCATTAAGGAGTGCCAGTATCAGTTCAGACAGAGGAGGTGGAACTGCAGCACGGTGGACAACACATCTGTATTCGGCCGCGTCATGCACATAG GCAGCAGGGAAGCAGCGTTCACTTACGCCATCAGTGCAGCCGGCGTGGTGAACGCAGTGAGCCGAGCTTGCAGGGAAGGTGAGCTCTCGACGTGCGGCTGCAGCCGATCTGCTCGACCCCGGGACCTGCCCAGAGACTGGCTGTGGGGCGGCTGCGGAGACAACGTCAACTACGGATACCGCTTTGCTCGGGAGTTTGTGGACGCCCGAGAGCGAGAGAAGAACTACCCCAAGGGCTCGATAGATCATGCTCGCACGCTTATGAACCTGCAGAACAACGAGGCTGGCCGAATG TCGGTGTACAATCTGGCCAATGTGGCGTGCAAGTGCCATGGCGTCTCGGGTTCCTGCAGTCTGAAGACTTGCTGGTTGCAGCTGGCCGATTTCCGTCGCGTGGGTGAGTTCCTGAAGGAGAAGTACGACAGCGCTACGGCCATGCGCATCAACCGGCGAGGCAAGCTGGAGCAGGTAAACCAGCGCTTCAACGCTCCCACAGCCGAGGACCTGGTGTACATCGACCCCAGCCCGGATTACTGCCTGCGCAACGAGAGCACGGGCTCTATGGGAACCCACGGCCGTCTCTGCAACAAGACCTCGGAGGGCATGGACGGCTGCGAGCTGATGTGCTGCGGCCGCGGCTACGACCAGTTCAAGACCTACAAGCACGAGCGCTGCCACTGCAAGTTCCACTGGTGCTGCTACGTCAAGTGCAAGCGCTGCACGTCGCTCGTCGACCAGTTCGTCTGCAAGTAA